DNA sequence from the Papio anubis isolate 15944 chromosome 7, Panubis1.0, whole genome shotgun sequence genome:
CCTGGTGGATAACCCTCTGAAGATTTCATGGTTGGAGGGACAGCCCCAGGGTGCCGTGGGCCGCAGCCACTCAGGACTGTCAAAGGTGAGGAGTCAGGCCTCGCCCGGCTGGACACTCAGGTCTCGGAGCTCTTCCTCCTACCTGGGCTCCTCTCAGGCTCTTTCCTCCCAAATTCAGGTCTTGGGTCCCAGAGTGAGCTTGGCAGGTCTACCAACCCAGGCAAAAGGGGCTATGATTTCACCTtgaccccttttcctctctgagGGCCAAAGAGGCGCCACCCACACTGTATTCTTAGACCTTGCTTTCTCTCCGTATCTGGTCTCCTGTTGGGACTCTCCTTCTCACCAAAGGGATCTTCCTGACCCTCAGGTTGCTTGGTTGTGGTGTGTGAAGCATTTGGAGCTTAGACGACCCAGTGCTGCAGAGAAGGGGCAGGTGACTAGGGCAGCCACTTCCTTCCCAGCACTTCAATTTTCCGGGTATGTCCCTGGCTGCCCCAGACAGGGACCGACTGTCAAGAGGCAATGTCTCCTCTTAGAAGTAACCctggcaggctgggtgcagtggctcacgcctgtaatcccaacactttgggaggccgaggggggcagatcacctgaggtcaggagttcaagaccagcctgaccaacatagtgaaaccccatctctacaaaaacacaaaaatcagctgggcatgttggtgcacatctgtaatcccagctactcaggaggctgaggcaggagaattgctttaacctgggaggcggagcttgcagtgagccgagatcgcgccactgcactccagcctgggcaacagagcgagactccatttcaaaaaagaaaagtaaccttGGCTACCCTGCTGACACAGAGTGCTGCCTGCCCAGAGTCTGGGTGCCCTGCCTGAGGTGAAGCGTAGACCTTCCAGCTTGTGTGTAACCTCCGACCCACAACCATGGCCCTGGTGGCTTTTGGCCTGGATACAAAGGTTGGGGCTTTGGGGCTCCTGGCCACACCTGTCCCCACCTTGGTTGAACAGATTGCTTTGGGGGCAAGATCTAGCAACCTGGTTCTCCCCTTCTCTGCAGTGGCCTAGGGCCTGGCTGGTGTGTCCACAGCCCCTCGGCAGCCTGGCAGGAGGCTGCTCATTACCTTACCCACGCCAGCCTgctgccctgcctgcccctccaCTTGACGGGGGTGactggaaagcagctttctgcAAGTATGTCCCAGATCCTGGATGGAGGGAAACAAACTGGCCTGGGCCTGACTCAGGGCCCTGCTTTAGAGACCTCATTCCCACCTTCAAGTCCCAGCATTTCACAGCCCCAGATAACACTCCATAGATTGTGTTAGAAGTTTATTCATTCTCTGCTGTAGCCACAGCTCGGTGCCTATACacaagaggagagagggaggccgCCGATTTGGGTTATAGAAATGGTGAGTGTCAGAGCTTCCTCTCCCCTTTGCTACTCTTAGTGAGGCCTGGGGGCCACCAACACACGGCCCCGCCAGTGCTGCTGGGCTCTGGTTTCTGTGTTCTGGTGAGGCCATGGGGTGGGGCCATAGTGCAGCCTGTGCTGTGGCTTTGACCCGGTGGGCTTGGCCTGGTTGGCAGGCACATCGTCAGAGGGTTCAGGCGGCAGAACTCTCTAATCCTGGGAGACAGGTCTGGAGACCAGCTGTGCTGCTTCGCCGTTGAATGCCCATCCCTGGATCCAGTTCTCCTCTCTTCAAGGAAGGAAATCTGCCAGGGCTCCCACACTAATAATTCTGGGAATTCCCCAAAGCACCCCTTTGTAAGCCGTGCACGTGCCTTTGGCTGGCGTTCTCTAGAGCTGCCTTCACCAGGGATTGCTCCAGGTAGCTGTGTTGGCAGACTGAACCACATCCTCATTTCTGCTAAGGATTTGCCTAGTCTTTTCCTAAGTTACACTCTATCTCTACCTGTCTCTTCCTATGTGGCCAGCCCCTGTATGCGTCTCCGCTTTGCTGGTGGCTCCAGGCCACGGTCTAGCCAGCGCTGTCCAGTAGAACTTTGTGCAGCGATGTTCGCGTCCATTCTGCACCAACCAGTGTGGCAGCCATTAATCATGTGTGGCCACCAGCCGTTTGGAATGTGGAATCTGGAATAATGGTGCAAGTGAGGAACTGAATTGTTACTTAATTTCAATTCGGTGTCATGCAGTGAGTGACCACCAGATTAGACAGGGTCAGGCCTGTCTCCCCTTTCTTCCTGGGCCTTTCCACTTTCCTCTTCCGCCAGGGTTGGACTGCTTTTACCCAGGCTTGTCCTGTGACCTCTCTCTGTTGACGCTGGCTTCCAAAGAGGCTGGCACAGGGCACTCATCTCTTCTGCCCAGTCTGTGTCCTCCCACTCCCTGATCTGACCCCGTGCCACCTTCTGGCTCTGCCAGTCTCTACCTGGTTCCTGTGGTTGCCACACATAGCCTCCCTTTCCCAGAATAGCCAGCTTCCTTCAGGGGTCCTGCCAGGAAGGGGCCCCCCTCCTCAACATTTCCAGCTTGCCCTCCACTCTGTCCCTCCACTCTGGGGTGCCTGGGAGGACGCTTCAGGACCCAGAGAGCAGGCAGAGCCCTGGATTCCTATCCTGGAATCCTCCCCCAGGATGGAGGAGCTCTGCCTGCCTGAACCCTCCAGCGATGGGCCTGGAGTCCTGTCCCTGCCCTTTCCTTAATCCCCAGCCTCTGGCTCTTCCAGTCACCCCGGCTTTGCCCACCCTCACCCCATTCAGAAGCTGGGCTCGCTGGGAAACTGCTCCCTTAGCATCTGCAGAACTTCCTCAAGAAGTGAAATCCCCAGGTCCGCTTTGAAGGAGAGGAGGGGATCACTGAGGTCTGGGGCAGGCGTCCTCTGGAAGCAGGGAGTGGCCACAAGGCCCTTCTCTGAGCGCTGGTGGAGGGCGCTCGACAGGGAGAGCGCCGATGGCAGGGCGGCAGAGTAGGCTGCTGTGTAGGCAGGTGGGGGCTCCAGGATGTTGGGGCAGCTTGAGCTCTCTCGGTAGAGGCGTGGGGGCTTGGGTGGGGCCAGCAGGGTGGCCCGGGGCTGCTCGTCCCCCCACAGTGGCAGGCGCCGGCCATCTGGCCTCCCTCGTAGCTCCCGGATGACTTCTCGGTTGCTATACTCCTCGTGGTCCCCACCCGCTGTGCTGGCCTGGCTAAGCACACTGCCCTGTCGCCGGAGCCACCGTGGCCGCCCCAGGCTCAGCCGCTTGAAGAAGGAGGCGTTGCGGAAGGAGCCTTTCCGCCAGGTCTCCATGGGGCCCAGGGGAGCCCGCAGACAGGTGTTCAGGAGCAGCCAGGTTGCATGCGGTCCCTGCTGGGGCAGTGAGTGCCAGCAGCTAGGGAGGCTGCCCTAGGAGCAGAGGCCTTGGGGTTTCCGCTCAGCATAGACCTTTGACCACATCTTAGATGGTGAGTGGAGGGCTCAGGAAGAAGGAACTTTTTTGTCCAGGAGAGCACACAGCTGGGAGTTCCTGGCAGCAGGAGTTTCCCACAGGGACAGGAGTGGCCGGGTTACTGAATAGGGCAGTGGAAAAACCCCAGGTGGAAGCAGCAGCACTTACTGGAGTCAGAATGAGGGCAGCCCCAGCGGAGGCAGAGATGGACCTTCTCGGGCCAGGTGAGGCTGGCGAGCGCTCCTTCCACAGGCAGGCGGCAGATGGCCCGAGCTCACTCGCCCTGGTGTTTGCCTGGCTCCTATGCGTCTCTGGGGCAGTGTGGGGCCGTGCCCTCTCTGCCAGTGGCTCCCGGACTCTGATTAGTGGCTTGGCTGTTTGTGGCGGTGGAGATGTGTTTTTGTTCTCAGCTGACTCAGTCAGGTGGGAAGCCAGGTTTCATGCTCTTGGGTAATTGCAGCATCCGCGTGCAGGGATGGGGCAGCTGGGACCAACACCCCAGGGCAATGGGGAGCTTAAAATTCCTCTGGGGACTCATGTGGGGGCAGCCCTGCTTTATGTGTCACCACGCGGCTTCCTTTCTCATCACAGCCCCACCACCCTGGGCCCCGGCAGGTGCGCCTGACTCCCGGCCCACAGTGTCTGGGTAGGAGGAGTTCAGGGCGGGTGGGAGTTAATTGAAAGGCAGGCGTGTGGAACGATTGTTGGGGAAGGAAGAGACCTGTGGCTGGTGTGGGTGACTCAGCCCTGCTGTCAGGCCCTCATGAGCAGAACCTGCGGGAtcagggaaggaggcagagggtgtGTTAACGGGGAACAGCCCCATGCGTGTGACGGACGGGCTCTGCTGCCTAGGGTTGGGCTGGGGGCCCGCCAAGGGTGGCTCCAAGTTTTCTTGGCAGAGCAGCATTAACCTGGGGACGGGAGACGTGGCCTTCTCTTGGCCTGCCATCAGCCTGGCTGCTATTTCCTTGTCCTCCCTTGTTTTACCCTCGTAGGCTCCTGCCAGGAGAGCGGCAGTTGAGGGCCGGGCCATGCTGCCTGCTGCCTGGCCGTGCTCCAGCCCTTCCCCTCTGGCTATCTGGCCTCCTCTAGGGTCCTCCTTCTCTTGCGGGAAGCTGGGCCAGGGAGGCTGCTGTGAATTGTCAGCCGTGCTCTGGGCCACACTGAACAGTCCGGCCTAGCTGGGACTGCTGCAGCCgggcagaggggagaggggagaggtgcaGCTATCGGGAGGAGCAGGGGAACCCAGGCTGAGTAACACTTCCTGTTTCTCTACACCCCTTACTCCAAACCTGCTGGCCCGGGCCTGGCATCTCAATCCCAGCCGCTCCCTTCCTATTCCCCGGGTCACTGACCACCACATTTTCCTCCTGCCTTGTTCCGTGAGAGCATCCCCATGTAGGGTACCGCGGATCAGGGCCCCACAGCTCTCTGCTATGGGCAGGCCACCGCATCCTGCAATCCCTGGCCTAGCTCACTTCTTTGCCATCTCAGGTGGGCTTCACACTTCTCTGAGAAGCTGTTGGGACCACATGATCATCACACAGCCTAAGCGGCACTGAGGGAGGAAAAGGTTTAATTCCCACCGCAGACCTTATCAGGGTGTGGGTTGGCAGCCTAGGCCCCACTGTAGAGCTGCTTCTTCACCCTACAGCCTTGGCCCATTCAGACGgttgtttattattcttttgattatgTAAATACAGCATTCCTTAATCTCCTGCACTGTGCTGGCAAGTTCATAAAAGCTTTGAGCCATgggccctgccctccaggagcccTGGTGTGTAGTTTTAGAGGCACGCTGGCCTCATGCTTGCCCTTTTCCCCTTCGAGGGCGGAGCATTCCAGGCTGTCTCGGGTAGGGCTCCCTTCTGCATCCTCAGCAGGAGCCAGACCACAGGGCACCGGGCATGGACAGAGCCGGGGTCAGTGCCCAGCAGAGCCAGGTGCATCCCTGCACCTCAACTTCCCTTCCTTGGGAACCTAAGAGGCAGAAGCCATGGGGTAGAGGGAAAGGGGTGAAGGATAAAGGGCCCAGAGGAAATGAAGGAGACGAGGGCCTAGCTAGAGGGCCCACAGGTGATTCCTGGAAAACAGATGGACCAGAGCTGATGGGGCCtagggaaagggagggggagcTGGCTGGGTAGAAGCCGGCCTGGAGGCCACAGGTGACTTGTTCTGGGGGACACAGGTAAGCCAGGATTCCAGAAGGATGCTCCAggttccttcccttcctttgctTTCCTCCCTCTGAGACTCTTAGACCACAGCTCTGCCTCGGCACCGTCCTCGGAGTCTGGAGTCTGTGGGGCTGTGCCCTGCCGTCCCTGACCCTTCTCCATCCCTGCTCTGTCCAACAGGGCTCAGTACTGTCAGAGAGGGACTATGAGAGTCTCGTCATGATGCGCATGCGCCAGGCGGCTGAGCGGCAACAGCTGATCGCAAGGATGCAGCAGGAGGACCAGGAAGGGCCGCCCACGTAGCCCTGGCTCCAGCCACCCATCCCTCAGCCCTTTTCTTCAACGTcaccaataaatttttttt
Encoded proteins:
- the C7H15orf62 gene encoding uncharacterized protein C15orf62 homolog, mitochondrial; this encodes METWRKGSFRNASFFKRLSLGRPRWLRRQGSVLSQASTAGGDHEEYSNREVIRELRGRPDGRRLPLWGDEQPRATLLAPPKPPRLYRESSSCPNILEPPPAYTAAYSAALPSALSLSSALHQRSEKGLVATPCFQRTPAPDLSDPLLSFKADLGISLLEEVLQMLREQFPSEPSF